ACGTGACCATCTGTCCGTCGATCGTTGCTGCTGACTTGGCTTTTACCGTCGTCATTTTCCCGTCGAGAGTGACCGCTTTCCCTTTGACCGTCGCGCTGGTTCGACCCTCGACGGTGGTCGCTTTCCCCTTGACAGTCGCCGATTTCGCCCCATCGACCGTCGTATTCTGCCCCTCGACAGTCGTGGTTTTGGCCTCGACGGTCGCCGACTGTTTTCCCTTGACAGTCGTTTCGTCGCCCTGAACCGTCGTTTGTTTGCCCTTGACGGTCGTCTGTTTGGTACCGTTGATCGTGGTTCGCTGGCCGTCGATGGTGATGTCGGGCGCGCTTAGGTCGAGGCTCTTCGTCGCCTCGATGGAGATCGAATCCGCGGAGATCGTGATTCCGTTACTCTTGATCTCGATATTTCCGGAAGCCGTCAGCTGAGGATGACCAGCGGTGAGGTTGATATCGCCGCCCCGGGTGGCCGTTGGCTTCGCGCACGTCAAATTGATCTCGCCGCCGGTCTGGGTGGTGGAACTGGTCGTACTCAGGTCGATCGTCCCGCCCATCGGCCCCTGATCACCGTCGGTCGCAGTCATGCTAATCTCCCCACGAAGCGGCGACTTCGCGTCGCCATGGGCGGTCATGCTGATCTGGCCACCTCCAGCTTCCTTCAACGCGTTCATCGGATTGCTGGCCACGTCGAGAACGTCTGCTGTACCCGGTTTCTTCGTGTACAGGCTAACGCCGGTTCGAGTAAGGCTAACGGAATTTTTCAGTGGGTCCGACAGGCTGACCGTTTTGATCAGATCGTCGACGCCGAGTCCCCGCTTTGCCTGGGTCTGGAGTGCAATCGACGACAGATTGGGCGTGTCCTTCGGTGTCACGCCAGGAACGTCGGACAGCTCCGTAAAGCCCGATAAGTCAGACACGACGTCACCAGTCTCGGCACCAGGATCGCCGACCCAGTCATCGAGTCCGCCGAGCGTGTTAGAGGCCCCGCTGATCTCTGTCGTGTCCATGAATCGACCGACGCTGTCGGCTGCGGAAGCGTCACCGACCGAACCGATCGCGCCGGTAATCGCGTCGTCGACCTCGCTGCCGTCCAGGTATCCAGTCGCGCCTTTGATGTCGTCCGACGCTTTCCCGTCGTCATCGTTATCATCGTCGTCGACCGCCTCGACCTCGAACGATGTCGTCTTTGAATCGTCTTCGGAGAAGACCGAGACCGAGACCTCGTACGTCCCATCTTCGTCGGTGTCGGGATCGAACACCCCTTCGAACGTGACGGCGTCCTCTTCGTCTTCCTCGAGCTCGAGGTCATCGTCGTCGACCTGTTCGCCGAGGAGATTCAATCCGATCGACTGTGTCGCCTCTTCAGATCCCGTGTTTACCACCGTTGCCGTCACCTCGAGCAGTTCGCCTTCGGTCGCGGGCGGGTCAACCGACACGTCGTCGATCTCGAAGTTCGCCCTGTTCGCGTCGAACGAGGCAACCATTCGTTCACCTTCCGCAACTTTCTCACCGATATCCTGAATCATCTCGTCGGCGTATCCCGGTCCAACCTTTGGATACATGTTCGCGAACGCGAGTTCCGATCCCGTCTTGGTGGTGATCTTATTTGCGTCGTTCGCGATAAACGGGATATAATCTGCCCAGGACCGTACTGCCTTCATCCTTTCGTCGGGTTTTGGGCTCTCTTTCTCCGAACTCATCGAGTGGTACATCATCTTACCCAGTTTGTAGGCTTCGGCGAACCGTTCGACGTCCTTGCGCATGTCGTCGATCAGGTTTTCGCCTTCGTTGTGTAACGACCCGACCACGAACGGCTGTCCGTCGAGATCTGCATTCTCGAACGTAACGAGTACCTCTGCGCCTGTATCGGGCTGGAAGTGAGAGCCGAAGCCATCTCCGGCCATGAACCTGGCGACGCGGGCCCACAGCTCACCCGGGTCCTCACGGTTGTTCAAATTTACCTGTACTCGGGATTTATCCTCCGGATCGTCGGTGTCGACGACCGTCGCACTGTGGACGCCGTACAGTTTCGCCTCGCCAGAATCGTCGTCAATCGGTGTTTCGAACATATATCTTACAGCCCTCGAACTTCGAACTCCGTTTTGTACCCGTCGTCGCCGATGCGGTGGATTGCGTCCGTTATGTAATAATTCTTTTCGTACTCCGAACTAAATCCGGTCAGTTCGACCACCTCTCCCGCGACGAGAGACGGAATTCCAAACGTCTTGGCAACCCCGGTAACTCGCGACGTGTGGAGTTTAGAATCGGCGATCCGCTGTGCCTCGGCCTGAGAACTGACTCGGATACGAAAGACCTCCGGACTTCCACCGCTTCCGTTGTTCGCCTCTGCACTGATCTTCTTTCGTCGTTCTCGATCCCAGTACTTCACCACGACAGCACCGTGGCGCAACGCCTTCGTCGTCGCCGAAAACGACTCGAGTGACGAGCCATACGTCAACGTCGTGACTGGATCTCCCGGTGACACGCCGCCGTCTCGGGGCACGAAGTAGAGTGTCCCGGCCGACGAGAAGAACTCGAAACCGTACTTCGCAGCGACTCGTTTGAGGAAACGGTAATCGCTTTCGTTGTCTTGGATAACACCTTGTGGTGTTATTCCACCGTCCTCGATTTCGATGTCCTCGAAGTAGTTCGAGGCGATCGACTCGACGATCGCCTCGAGCGACTTCCCCTTCCAGGAGTCAGAACGTGTCCCGCGCATCATCTTTCGGCTGTGGCCATAGGCCGTAACGACGATCCAGGGCGGCTCAGCCGTTGGAAACGTCGGTTCGACCGTTTCGACTTCGCCGCTGAACAACTGCGCGGAACTCTCTTCTCCGTACGCCATCCCGACACTGACCCCTGTTCCCGGACCGATAGAATCCAGCGCGACGTTCTTGAACGAGCCGAACTCATGATCGAACGGGGGGGTCAGCGCGATCCGACAACGGTCAGCGCCGTCGACGGCAGTATCGACGGTCACTTCCGAGACGCTTTCGCTGTATTCGCGGAACGTTTCGGTTCCAATTTTGACGACGAACTGTGCCGCTTTCGCGCCCGGATACATCTCCCCCACGGTTACCCTCGAATGCGTGTGACGGTCCCGCCGAGGAGAGCCCCAGCGACCGTTCGCGTCGGTGACGCAAATCGTTCACTCCGACCAGTGTACTCGTGGTTGACCCGCCGATGGACGCCGACTCGGAACCCCAACAGCGCTGCCGTGATCGCCGGTGACAAATGGCTCGTCATAGCGGCGGAAGAGAGAGTTTGGTCCCCGGCGGGATCTCTCGAGGATTCTCGAGTTCGTTGGCCTCGGCGATCGTCCGCCAGTGGGATGGATCACCGTACTCCGCTGCCGCGATGAGCCAGAGCGTGTCACCTTCGGACACCGTTTTGAGCTTCGTTTTGTCCGTCGATTCGTGTTTGATCCGTCGCTTTTGCTGTTTCGGATCTGCGTGCTGTTTGAATGTGACGTCAACCCAGGCCCGCACGGGCGTTCCGTCGGGCCGAAAGCGCGTAAAGCGTTTGTCGGCTTCGACGACGATGGATTTGAACGCCAGGCCGTTTCCCCAGACGAACCGACACGATGGCGGAGCGTGGAGTTTGCCGTCGACTGCCATCAACGAGTCGATCACGTCCGTGTACTCCGTTCTGACGTCCGCCTGCGTCTCGGTGGTATCGAAGAACAACTCAACAGTAAGCGTATCCGCAACGCCGTTCGTGAACTGCTGTATCGGAGCGTTGAGTGCCGTTCGATGCTCGCCGTATCCGGCCTGCCTGTTCAACTGATACTCATTGGGATTGAACGCACACTCGAGTTTCGTCCCGGCGTTGCTACCGTCGAGAATCGTAATGTACGCTCGCTCTAGAGACCCGCTCATCTACAGCCCCCTTCTCTCGCGGTCGATTTGTCTTTTTCGTTCGGTTTTCCGATAGATCTTCTCGACGAGATCGTCGATGAGGCCCCTCGACTGGAGCACCGCCTCGAGGTCCACCTGATTGACACCGTCTCGACGCCGTGGCTGGACAAGACTTGCGTCGTCTCGCGGCTGCCGGGGCTCGTTTGTCGCACCTGGATACGCGGCCGATTCTTCGATGGCACCAGTCGGTTGCGGAGGGTCCGATACCGTCGGTTCGGAACGCGTCGTCCCCGTTCGAACGGACTCGCTCGACGGATCTGGAACAACTGGAGGAGTGGCGTCTGGATGGACCACTCGTTCGCTGGACCGAGCCGGCCCCCTCACCGGAGGGAGTTTCGCGTGAGTGAACGCCGGATCGGGCTGCCCGTTCACGGCTCGCCTTCGACCCGACCGCCTACCTGTGGTCGATTCGTGGACAACAGTTCGTGTCAGCTCGTCCGTCGACCGGTCAACGGCGTCGCGGCGCTGGATTGCTCCCGTCAGTGACCTCCATGCGGGTCGTTTCGGTAACAGGTCGGGACGGTCGCTCGCACCTGATCGCTTCCGCGTGGACGGCTCGTCCTCCGAACGCGAGACGGATGGTGGAGTGATGTCGTCGCGGGTTCCCCGTGACCGTCGGGTGCCGTTCCACGGAGCCACAGTGCTCCGGTCGGTGACGAACACGGTGCCGGTCCCTCTTCGAAGAGTACGCACCGGGTCTTCCCCGGCGGCCATCGAGTCTAGCGGTGCCGAACGCTCTCGAAAGTCACCGCTCGAGTCCGCGTCCGAGTCGACGCCCCCGTGCTCGTGAACGTCATTACGTGACGACGAACGCCGCTCGGCTGGTACCCGCCCTCTCTGTGGAGTCAGACCGGGAGCGGTCATCGGGCTTGCCGTGGTGACGACATGTCGCCGCTGCACCGAACGGACGAGTTGGCCGCGCGAACGCGGCTCCTCGACGTCCCCCAACGATCGAGCGGCAACGCCCCGGGACGAGACGGCAGCTGCCGCAACTTCCACTCCTCGAGACGTCGCTCGAGAAGGACTCTCGGGTTCCTGACGGGGAGTTTCCGCCGCGAAGTCTCCATTCGCTGTCTCGAGGGGGTCGGTGGTCTTGGGCCGCGGCGATCGGTCGCCCTCGACACTTCGGGACCGGGGGGTTCGATGGGTGTGCGAGCTGTACAACCGGCGTGAGTCGCCGCTAGCTCGATCACTGCGAGCGGGTGGTTCCGGCGAGGACGTTGTGATCAGCGTTCCGGCCGGCCCCCGATCGGATTTCCGTATCCCGCTCCCGGTTCGATTCACCTTCCTTGCGGAGTCGCGTGGTGGTGTGTATCGTTGCTGGACGGCCGCGGTAAACCGCGCTCGCACCCGTTCGACCGAGTAGGCATCGGGGACGTCCCCCACCGGAAGCTCGATGGGATGGTCCCCGGTATCTCCCGTGGAACCGCTGTGGATTGCGGGCTTCGATCCGAGAGTGCGATGTGAACGCGAGTGACCGGCCTCGACCGGGGCGGATTCAGCCGTGGTCGGCCGGGGTGAGTGACCGTGGGCACTCGCACGTCCAGACGGGGCGGGGTTCTGGCCGTATTCGGCTCGGGAGCTCGCTGATTCGGGGCCTGATTCGGTGTCAAATAACGGGGCGGATGCAAGGCCGGGCACAGGAATGTACAGCTCTCGAAGCGGGTACGGAGCCGACGAACCGGCGCGGGTGCTTGCGTCACGGCGACCAGGTATCGAACCGACGCGAGTGGGTGCACGACGGCGACGAATTGACCGCGCGAAGGTGGTCCCCGATCGACCGCTCGGCGAGACGGATCGGTCTCCGGCAGGAACCGATGTGGCGGCCAACTCCCAACCACCGATCGAATGCGTCGTCGGCCCCTCGAACTCCGGGCGGGAACGATCGAGAGGGGGACGAGCAACAGACTCGGTCGCGTGAGCTTCCGCTGGCTCTGACCGGGAGCGTTCGCTGGAACCGCCTGGTCGTAATCCGGGTTGTTGAGCGGCGCCTCGAGGAAGGTTTCGTGAGTTGTTCGGCTCCGGCACATGGTTCGATGCTGCCAGTTCACCCCCTGACTTCGAGCCCGACGCGGACGACACTCGGGTCGATCTCGCATTCGACCCGTGAGAGAGAGCTACATTCGCGGGTACACCGGAACCAGCGGTTCGACGGCGTCGAATAGAACGGGCGAACGATTCACCGGTAGATCGCGCCGAAACGCGGTCTGGTGGGTTCCCTGACACCGACGCGTCCCGTCCGTCCCACTCGTCCTTTCGGACGGGACTGGCGGTACCCCGCACGCCGTCGACGTGGTGGCGTGACGCCCATCGCCGCGAGCGTGACCCAGGAGACGACCGAACGGTACCCGTCCTCGATCCGCCTTCGCGTCCGCTTCCGCGTCCAGTACCGCGTGACGGTGCTCTCGTCCGTGCAGTCTGCGTTCTCCTCTTGGTCCCCTGCCTCGGCTCCCCCTCGCGTCGGTTCGTTGCCTCTCCCGACCGAGCTGGGTCCACCGGAAATTCGTCGGTCTCCACGTGGCGCGACTCCGTAATACGTCCTGGAACGGTTCCGTACGCCGTCCGCTTCGAACCGGTCCAGCGTCGCGAGGTGTTCGCACGCACTCGAGAGCTGGACGAGCGGCCGTGGACCACTGGGATGTTGGCTGAACCGTTCGACCCATCCGTACCGATAGTGTCGGCAACGCCCTGCAAGTCAGATTCGGGTGGATCGATCGGACCGACTCGACCGTCCGTACCGCCCGAATCAACTGGGCCGAAGGTATCGAGCACTCCTGGCGCGGTCGCACCGTCCGACGAACCCGTTGCTTTTGGGAATCGGTACGAGGGAGAACGCGTCGAGGCGTTGGAACTCGAGAGTGACTGGCGCTGAATTCGCCGACCAGTTTTTTCCCGTCGAACCGATTGCGAGCGTCGATGGGGTGAACGAGAGGCGTGATCGGCGAGGGAATCGTGCCGTGAACTCCCCCATCGGTCGGCGTCTTCGTCGTGATCCTCGAAGAACTGCAGTTGGGTCATCGGCACTTGCGGGATTTGCCTGACGCCGATGGGAAGCGGCTGCCGTTTTTTCGACGAACCGAACGGCTCGGACCGGACCATCGAGTTCCCGTGACGACGGACAACTGACTCGAGGGGGCCGTCGCGACCGACGCCAGCGACGTCACGGTCGACAGTTCCGAGAGCGTCATTGGGGACCTGAGAAGCGATCGAGCGCACCGTAAGGAGGTCCGGCACGCGATCAGTCGACGTCACGGTTCACCACCTGATCGCGGACCATGGGTTGACTCTTGACTCGTCCATCCGTTCTGATACGGAGAAACTGTTGCCGGTGTACTTAATCATTCGGGGCCGTGAGGAGGGCCGATTTGGCCACTGGGATCGCCGTACCCTCCGAGCGTGGCGCTCGTGTCCGGCAAAATCGAGCCTTACTGTGAAGAATTCGGTACGCAACAGACGGTTCCGCGAGAGGAGTTAGGCCATCTCGCGATCCATCTTGTCGTAGGAGATGGTAATGATGATCTTGATCGCTTCGCCGCCACTGAGCGTGTCTCCGTACTCGTACTTGACCATCCGTGCGTTGGTGAATTTCCAGCGGACGACGGGGTTGTCGCTGGGGTCCTTGGCCGTGACGCTAATCACCTGCTCGTGTTCGTCGTCGCTGAAGTCTCGCATCGCCTCCCACCACTTGTCGATCGCCGATTTCCCGCTTTGGGCGTAGAGTTCCGCGGTGAAGGTTCCCCCAAAGTCGGGTTGATCGGCGTGTTTTATCGGGTGTCGTGGTCCCGAGCCAACCTGGTGTTCGATGACCGGAATGTTCCGTTTCGGTAGGTTCACCCGGAAGAACTGAGGCACTTCTCGACCACCAAAGTCAACGTCGAAGTCATCGGATTCGATCGGTGTCGATGTAACTGGCATCGGATTACTCTTCCTCCATGTAGTCGACGGAGATGACGAACATCTCGGTCGCCGTGTCCGACCGCATGGCACACAACGTCGGTGGATGATACTCTTTGACCCACGTTCCGGTGAACTTCAGCGTGGAAATCGTCGTGGATTCCTGATCTTTGATGAAGATCGTGAGCGGCTTTTTGATCGCGCTGGTGTCCCCGGTTGTCGCTGCCAGATCGTGTTCGTCGTACAGCTTGGTGGACATGTCCGCCTTGATGTCGCGGTGGACTACGAGGTCGCCGAACAGCAACCTGCCCTGGGTTTCCTGTACCGGGTCCGGGTTCCCGTTGTCGTGGGTGATCTGCTCGATTCGTTGCTCGGGAAGTTCGATGTCGGTGACCGTTGGAATCTCATCGCCGTCGTGTTCAAAGGTGAAATACGACGACTTGAGAAGTCTGATATCTGCGGACATTGGATTATGAGTCTCCGGTCCACTGACCGATTCTGAAGATCACGAACTCAGCCGGCTTCACCGGAGCTACACCGATCTCACAGATCAGCCGTCCGTTGTCGATATCGTCTTGGGTCATCGTCGATCCCTTTCCACAGTCGACGTAAAATGCCTCGCTGGCCGAGGTGCCCATCAACGCACCATCGCGCCACTGAGTCGTCAGGTACTGTTCGATTGTCTGAGTCACTCGAGCCCACAGGTCCTGGTCATTCGGTTCGAAAACCGCCCACTGGGTTCCCTCGTCGATCGATTGCTTGAGGAACAGGAACAGACGACGAACGTTAACGTACTTCCACTCGGGATCGCTCGAAGTCGTCCGAGCGCCCCAAACGCGAATCCCACGCCCCTGGAAGCTCCGGATGCAGTTGATTCCCTTCGGATTCAGGATGTCCTGTTCAGCTTTCGTCAGGTCGACCTGTAGCGACATCGCACCGCGGACAACCATGTTCGCAGGTGCTTCGTGGACGCCGCCTTCGTTGTCGTTTCTGGCGTAAATTCCGGCGACGTGACCGCCCGGCGGAACCAGTTCCTGAACCCCTTTTTCAGGGTGCATCACGTTGATCCAGGGGTAGTAATACGCCGCGTACGTCGAGTCGGCTGGCGTCTCGTGATCGGCCACCGGATCGGGGTTTTGCTCGGCTTGTAGCACCGCAATCCGTTCTTTCATGTTCTCACAGTGGGCGACGAGCGCTTCCGTCAGCCCGGGAACGTCGTTCTCATCGGGCGCGCAGACGATCGAAATGTTTGAGATCTCTTCGAACGCAGCGAGGCCCGTTCGCTGCCCGGGCGTTCCGTCGCCCTCATAGTCACCAACCGTTACCCCGTCGCCGCCGTCGGTGAGGAGTTGCGCTTCGCTCGCGGCTTTAACTTCCTCGAGCAGTTCGGGCTTGTTCTGATCGGTATCGACGTCGAGTTCCTCGGCGACTTCGACCAGTTCGTCCTTGGTCATGTCCTCGAGTTCGTCCCCGTCGGGGAGATCCGGACCCTCGCCGCCATCATCGCCATCGTCGTCGCCACCGTCGGCCCCGTTTTCGCCACCGTTGACGCCGCCATCGGTGCTTGCAATCTTGAGCCAGACGGTCTGGTTCTCCGGCCGGCCGTCGCCCAGTTTTTCGATCTCGATGAAGTTGGACGAGCCCTCGATCGCGCTCTCGTAGTACTGGGTCGACCCTTCGTCAGCATTGATCTCGTCGAATCGTTCTTCGTTCGTCGGCATCGGGTCCGGCTCGTCGCCGTCGGGGTCTTCGACGTCGTCGGGATCCGCATCCGACCAGTAGCGGACGGTGAGGCCGAACACCGTGTTGTCCGAAGCGGACATCGGTGCGTCGGTAACCGTTACGGCGACCTGTCCACCCCAGTCACCCGGCCCGACCGCTCGAGCGCCGATGACGTCGTCTCCATCGTCGTTACTCAGCGTCGCAGTACCGACGTCGGAGCGGGAAGCGTCCGTGACGCGCCCGACGAACGCTCTACTGCCGCCGTTTTTGAAGAAGCCGTCGATAGCGTGAGTGAGAAACGAATCGTCGACGTAGCCGCCGAACTTTCGTTTGTAATCGTTGAATCCGGTCACGAGCTGCGGTTTGAGCGGCCCGCGTTCTGTCTGTCCGAGGAATCCTGCTGTGCTGGTGCTTACGCCTTCGACGGATTTGGATCCTTCCGTCTCTTCGACGTAGACACCCGGTGAGAGGTATTCTGGCATCGTTGTATTCGTCCCTGTACGACCGGCGATGAACCGAACGGTCCACCGCGTCGGCGTACAGCTGAATGCGTCGTTCTCACGACGGTCACTTAGTCGTTCTCGGGTGTTATGAAGGTGTGAAAGTACGTTCGATGGGGCGGCCTCTCTGTTCGAGTCGGGTAGAGGTCGTTTCCGAGGGAACGATACCGGCTTATGAAGGTACGAACAGTTACCGGACTCGTCATCGGAGACGGCTTTCGCTCGAACCGTTCAGTGGCTGGTCGATGATCGGTTGCCAGCCTGGGATCCAACCGTCGAAACTATCCGGATGATTCCGACAGCCAAGTCCAGCCGATCACGTCCACAAACGTTCACCTCCCATTCGTTCCATGCGTTGTTCCCTATCTGGGATTCAGCGCGCACGTAAGTGCCAAAACTCGAGCGGTCTGACTCGCGTCCGGTAGTGATCCGGATCCTCGAGTGCCGTGAAAAATGGATCAGCTGGTTCGGGCGTCGAGTGACTCGTAGGCGAGTTCGAGCCGTTCGATCGAGAGTCCGGTTTCCTCTCGGTCGGATCGTGCGTTGGCGACGAGTTCCGGACCATCCCACCGCACTGGATAGGCATTGATCAGGACCCACGTCCATCTGGTTCGATCCTCCCGATCTTTCATCGCAACGCTCACTTTCGATCGGACGTCGGCTCTCGCCCCCGACAGCGATTCCATGATCCAGTCGAGAAATCCGTCGTCGTCCGTCACTCCGCGATGAAGCGTGACGTTCGAGTAGGCCACGTCGCTCGGAAACGTATGCGTAACTTCGTGGAGTCCACCCTCACGATACTCGAGG
This genomic stretch from Natrarchaeobius halalkaliphilus harbors:
- a CDS encoding phage baseplate assembly protein V gives rise to the protein MFETPIDDDSGEAKLYGVHSATVVDTDDPEDKSRVQVNLNNREDPGELWARVARFMAGDGFGSHFQPDTGAEVLVTFENADLDGQPFVVGSLHNEGENLIDDMRKDVERFAEAYKLGKMMYHSMSSEKESPKPDERMKAVRSWADYIPFIANDANKITTKTGSELAFANMYPKVGPGYADEMIQDIGEKVAEGERMVASFDANRANFEIDDVSVDPPATEGELLEVTATVVNTGSEEATQSIGLNLLGEQVDDDDLELEEDEEDAVTFEGVFDPDTDEDGTYEVSVSVFSEDDSKTTSFEVEAVDDDDNDDDGKASDDIKGATGYLDGSEVDDAITGAIGSVGDASAADSVGRFMDTTEISGASNTLGGLDDWVGDPGAETGDVVSDLSGFTELSDVPGVTPKDTPNLSSIALQTQAKRGLGVDDLIKTVSLSDPLKNSVSLTRTGVSLYTKKPGTADVLDVASNPMNALKEAGGGQISMTAHGDAKSPLRGEISMTATDGDQGPMGGTIDLSTTSSTTQTGGEINLTCAKPTATRGGDINLTAGHPQLTASGNIEIKSNGITISADSISIEATKSLDLSAPDITIDGQRTTINGTKQTTVKGKQTTVQGDETTVKGKQSATVEAKTTTVEGQNTTVDGAKSATVKGKATTVEGRTSATVKGKAVTLDGKMTTVKAKSAATIDGQMVTLKGKNLVKAQAPLIKLN
- a CDS encoding phage late control D family protein, with the protein product MYPGAKAAQFVVKIGTETFREYSESVSEVTVDTAVDGADRCRIALTPPFDHEFGSFKNVALDSIGPGTGVSVGMAYGEESSAQLFSGEVETVEPTFPTAEPPWIVVTAYGHSRKMMRGTRSDSWKGKSLEAIVESIASNYFEDIEIEDGGITPQGVIQDNESDYRFLKRVAAKYGFEFFSSAGTLYFVPRDGGVSPGDPVTTLTYGSSLESFSATTKALRHGAVVVKYWDRERRKKISAEANNGSGGSPEVFRIRVSSQAEAQRIADSKLHTSRVTGVAKTFGIPSLVAGEVVELTGFSSEYEKNYYITDAIHRIGDDGYKTEFEVRGL
- a CDS encoding CIS tube protein — encoded protein: MSGSLERAYITILDGSNAGTKLECAFNPNEYQLNRQAGYGEHRTALNAPIQQFTNGVADTLTVELFFDTTETQADVRTEYTDVIDSLMAVDGKLHAPPSCRFVWGNGLAFKSIVVEADKRFTRFRPDGTPVRAWVDVTFKQHADPKQQKRRIKHESTDKTKLKTVSEGDTLWLIAAAEYGDPSHWRTIAEANELENPREIPPGTKLSLPPL
- a CDS encoding phage tail protein, which codes for MPVTSTPIESDDFDVDFGGREVPQFFRVNLPKRNIPVIEHQVGSGPRHPIKHADQPDFGGTFTAELYAQSGKSAIDKWWEAMRDFSDDEHEQVISVTAKDPSDNPVVRWKFTNARMVKYEYGDTLSGGEAIKIIITISYDKMDREMA
- a CDS encoding phage tail protein, with protein sequence MSADIRLLKSSYFTFEHDGDEIPTVTDIELPEQRIEQITHDNGNPDPVQETQGRLLFGDLVVHRDIKADMSTKLYDEHDLAATTGDTSAIKKPLTIFIKDQESTTISTLKFTGTWVKEYHPPTLCAMRSDTATEMFVISVDYMEEE
- a CDS encoding phage tail sheath family protein; this translates as MPEYLSPGVYVEETEGSKSVEGVSTSTAGFLGQTERGPLKPQLVTGFNDYKRKFGGYVDDSFLTHAIDGFFKNGGSRAFVGRVTDASRSDVGTATLSNDDGDDVIGARAVGPGDWGGQVAVTVTDAPMSASDNTVFGLTVRYWSDADPDDVEDPDGDEPDPMPTNEERFDEINADEGSTQYYESAIEGSSNFIEIEKLGDGRPENQTVWLKIASTDGGVNGGENGADGGDDDGDDGGEGPDLPDGDELEDMTKDELVEVAEELDVDTDQNKPELLEEVKAASEAQLLTDGGDGVTVGDYEGDGTPGQRTGLAAFEEISNISIVCAPDENDVPGLTEALVAHCENMKERIAVLQAEQNPDPVADHETPADSTYAAYYYPWINVMHPEKGVQELVPPGGHVAGIYARNDNEGGVHEAPANMVVRGAMSLQVDLTKAEQDILNPKGINCIRSFQGRGIRVWGARTTSSDPEWKYVNVRRLFLFLKQSIDEGTQWAVFEPNDQDLWARVTQTIEQYLTTQWRDGALMGTSASEAFYVDCGKGSTMTQDDIDNGRLICEIGVAPVKPAEFVIFRIGQWTGDS
- a CDS encoding phage tail protein yields the protein MTGHDSPYTNFTYEVRIDDDMVGGFTRISGLGAESNVLEYREGGLHEVTHTFPSDVAYSNVTLHRGVTDDDGFLDWIMESLSGARADVRSKVSVAMKDREDRTRWTWVLINAYPVRWDGPELVANARSDREETGLSIERLELAYESLDARTS